In Candidatus Zixiibacteriota bacterium, a single genomic region encodes these proteins:
- a CDS encoding MBL fold metallo-hydrolase encodes MILKTLIVGELETNCYLLGDEKTREGIVIDPGGDFKLIEKALKELNLDIKYIVLTHGHSDHIGVLSELKKKTAAQILIHKEDAEMLANPEKNLSVFSYNPFSAPGADRVLKDKDKIRIGQMELEVLHTPGHTEGSISLLTDKIIFSGDLIFYGSVGRTDLPGGSNQKLFRSIEDKILDKTDDTVIYPGHGPATSVGEERRNNPFLNF; translated from the coding sequence ATGATTTTAAAAACCTTGATAGTAGGGGAGCTGGAAACAAACTGTTATCTCTTAGGGGATGAAAAAACCAGAGAGGGAATAGTCATCGACCCGGGTGGCGATTTTAAACTTATCGAAAAAGCTCTTAAAGAATTAAACCTGGATATAAAATATATAGTTCTGACTCATGGGCATAGTGACCACATAGGGGTCCTCTCCGAGCTGAAAAAGAAAACCGCTGCTCAGATTCTGATCCATAAAGAAGATGCGGAGATGCTTGCTAATCCGGAAAAGAACCTTTCCGTTTTTTCGTACAATCCTTTTTCTGCCCCAGGCGCAGATAGAGTTCTGAAGGATAAAGACAAAATAAGAATCGGCCAGATGGAGTTAGAGGTTTTGCATACCCCGGGACATACTGAGGGAAGCATTTCACTTTTGACTGACAAGATTATTTTCTCCGGAGATTTAATTTTCTACGGCTCAGTGGGTAGAACCGACCTTCCGGGAGGATCTAACCAGAAACTCTTTAGATCGATTGAGGATAAAATCCTGGATAAAACGGATGACACGGTGATCTATCCCGGACATGGTCCAGCCACTAGTGTGGGAGAGGAGAGGAGAAATAACCCTTTTCTCAATTTTTAA
- a CDS encoding histidinol-phosphatase, which produces MLQKVELFDCHVHPDYSLDASGTIDEYCQKALQIGLKGICFTSHFDIDPERKEIDAFMRVKGKITPLSQQTVEAYIEEIENAKSRYEPSGLKIKTGLEVDYSPHIEKQLREELSKLKLDYVLGAVHCLEHIAITSSEEAHFYFERKSAEKLCEEYYANLLSGIKSGLFNAVAHLDGFKKYALDYYGGKLLEAERKWIEPVLQEIKNNQIGIELNTGWFRKGKKRFFPDEDVLKKASESGVKIVALGSDSHRVEELGLGLQDAVDCIEKNNLQFEFFLT; this is translated from the coding sequence ATGCTCCAGAAAGTAGAGCTTTTTGACTGCCACGTGCACCCGGATTATTCTTTAGATGCATCCGGCACAATTGATGAATATTGTCAAAAAGCCCTGCAGATCGGCTTGAAAGGAATCTGCTTTACCTCGCATTTCGATATCGATCCGGAAAGAAAAGAGATCGATGCTTTTATGAGAGTTAAAGGGAAAATCACTCCCCTTTCTCAACAAACTGTAGAAGCCTACATTGAAGAGATCGAAAATGCAAAATCCAGATATGAACCATCAGGACTAAAAATCAAAACCGGCCTGGAGGTAGATTATTCCCCGCATATCGAAAAACAATTGAGAGAAGAACTCTCAAAACTTAAGCTGGATTACGTGCTGGGAGCGGTTCACTGCCTGGAGCACATTGCCATAACCTCGTCGGAGGAGGCACACTTTTATTTTGAAAGAAAATCAGCAGAGAAGTTATGCGAAGAGTATTATGCTAATCTGCTTTCCGGCATCAAATCGGGTTTGTTCAATGCCGTTGCTCATTTGGATGGCTTCAAGAAATATGCGCTGGATTATTACGGGGGAAAGCTTTTAGAGGCAGAGAGGAAATGGATCGAACCGGTTTTGCAGGAGATTAAAAATAACCAGATAGGGATCGAGCTTAATACTGGCTGGTTCAGAAAGGGGAAGAAAAGATTTTTCCCGGATGAGGATGTTCTTAAAAAAGCCAGTGAATCAGGCGTAAAAATAGTCGCTCTGGGCTCAGATTCTCACCGGGTGGAGGAATTGGGTCTGGGCTTACAGGACGCTGTTGACTGCATAGAGAAAAATAATCTTCAGTTTGAGTTTTTTTTGACTTAA
- a CDS encoding sigma-54 dependent transcriptional regulator: protein MHSVLIVEDEGSLRKALGALLCSAGYEVSEVTDGEGAFSILQKNKFDLVLTDLMMKKVSGEEILKRVKQISPETEVVVITGYGTIQSAVECIKAGAFDYISKPFKTEEILKVIEKALEKRKVLSGVKVKTEEIKYSFEDIIYSSRGMDKIIELIKKVAPTYITILIEGESGTGKELLARAIHKNSLCKDGPFVTVNCSSLAETLLESELFGYVKGAFTGALTDKKGLFEIADCGTIFLDEIGDTSLALQMRFLRAIQEKEIRKVGGEEFTKIDIRLIAATNKSLVTLVKEGKFREDLYYRINVMPIYIPPLRERKEDIIPLANYFVKVYAQRYQKEVKGIDNEMIKELENYSWPGNIMELEHTIERGVALSSSDLDKTSLLFLPEDEKLWLPEADLDNSSTLKENEKALIINILKKNKWNYTKSAEELGISRTTLWRRMKEYGLREDS, encoded by the coding sequence ATGCATTCTGTTTTAATTGTGGAAGATGAAGGTTCCTTACGAAAAGCGTTAGGCGCCTTATTGTGTAGCGCAGGTTATGAGGTAAGCGAGGTCACTGACGGAGAGGGGGCTTTTTCTATTTTACAGAAAAATAAATTTGACCTGGTCTTGACTGATCTGATGATGAAAAAAGTCTCCGGAGAAGAGATTCTAAAAAGAGTCAAACAAATCTCACCTGAGACTGAAGTTGTTGTCATAACCGGTTACGGAACGATTCAGTCTGCAGTTGAGTGTATAAAAGCCGGTGCCTTTGATTATATCAGCAAGCCCTTTAAAACCGAGGAAATACTTAAAGTCATAGAAAAAGCATTAGAGAAAAGGAAAGTCCTCAGCGGCGTAAAAGTAAAGACGGAGGAGATAAAATATTCCTTTGAAGATATCATTTATTCTTCCAGGGGGATGGACAAAATAATCGAGTTAATCAAAAAGGTGGCTCCAACTTATATCACTATCCTAATCGAAGGAGAATCGGGAACAGGAAAAGAACTTTTAGCCCGGGCAATTCACAAGAACAGCTTATGCAAAGACGGGCCTTTTGTCACTGTAAATTGCAGCAGTCTGGCTGAAACCCTTTTGGAAAGCGAGTTATTTGGATATGTCAAGGGAGCATTCACTGGAGCTTTAACTGACAAGAAAGGGCTTTTCGAGATAGCAGACTGCGGCACGATTTTCTTAGATGAGATCGGTGATACCAGTCTTGCTTTGCAGATGAGATTTTTGAGAGCGATACAGGAGAAGGAAATAAGAAAAGTGGGAGGAGAGGAATTCACCAAAATAGACATAAGATTGATAGCGGCTACCAACAAGAGTTTGGTGACCCTGGTCAAGGAAGGTAAATTCAGGGAAGACCTTTATTATCGCATAAATGTTATGCCGATATATATCCCTCCATTAAGAGAGCGTAAGGAAGATATAATCCCCCTGGCTAATTATTTCGTGAAAGTATATGCTCAAAGGTATCAGAAAGAGGTAAAGGGGATAGATAACGAAATGATTAAAGAGCTTGAAAATTACTCCTGGCCAGGGAACATAATGGAACTGGAACATACCATCGAGCGGGGAGTCGCTTTATCTTCCTCAGATCTGGACAAGACCTCTTTACTTTTTCTGCCAGAAGACGAAAAGCTCTGGCTACCTGAAGCCGATCTGGATAACAGCTCAACCCTTAAGGAAAATGAAAAAGCTCTGATCATAAACATTTTAAAAAAGAACAAATGGAACTATACAAAATCCGCAGAAGAGTTGGGAATCAGCCGAACAACTTTGTGGAGAAGGATGAAAGAATACGGGCTAAGAGAAGATTCTTAG
- a CDS encoding HAD-IIIA family hydrolase has product MQDNRYRILVIRLSSLGDIILTTPVLDALKENYGNSEISLLTKQKYQGLFESDPRISSVIYFEPEDKDKGVFGLFRLIKSLNQEKFDLIVDLHSNLRSFFIRLLVKAERKVHHYKKLIPRFLMVRFKRWGVNPVSTIDNYLKSLGEIGIKAWSRIPRLYSKNENKIWAENFFIENGLGKKEILIGIAPGARWETKRWGLDKFSSVAKNLSQDLPVKILLVGDKDDLKPIEGIENYVGKERTIQAVDLPLDRLIALVKRCGLFISNDSGLMHLASSLGVPTIGIFGPTSPGLGFSPSGLKDKVFWAGVDCSPCSLHGEKECVKESRYCMDNIKPEKIIEEAKRVLSANKVIFLDRDGTITEEKDFVSKIEEIKFIPGSKEALKTLQGFGYKLVIVSNQSGIARGIMTGEQVEEVNDFILKELQNEGIKIEGIYYCPHHPDENCDCRKPRTGLIKRALQDHHLKLKGAWMIGDKLSDVLFGKNIKGKSILVLTGYGQSTKQKIESNADVYDWHKPDYLAKDLLEAASFIKSEALTESTEPVTNSHKKL; this is encoded by the coding sequence ATGCAGGATAATAGATATAGGATACTGGTGATAAGGCTTAGTTCTCTGGGGGACATCATCCTGACCACGCCGGTTCTGGATGCCCTAAAAGAGAATTACGGAAATTCTGAAATATCTCTTCTTACCAAACAAAAATATCAGGGACTTTTTGAGTCAGATCCCAGAATTTCATCAGTCATTTATTTTGAGCCAGAGGATAAAGATAAAGGGGTTTTCGGGCTTTTTCGCTTGATAAAAAGTTTAAATCAAGAAAAATTCGACCTGATAGTTGACCTGCATTCAAATCTGAGAAGCTTTTTTATACGACTTCTGGTGAAAGCCGAAAGAAAAGTTCATCATTATAAAAAACTAATCCCTCGATTCTTAATGGTTCGTTTTAAAAGATGGGGAGTAAATCCTGTTTCGACCATTGACAACTACTTGAAAAGCTTAGGGGAGATCGGGATAAAAGCATGGAGCAGGATTCCAAGGCTTTATTCTAAAAACGAAAACAAAATCTGGGCAGAGAACTTTTTTATAGAAAATGGGCTAGGAAAAAAAGAAATTTTAATCGGAATCGCACCCGGTGCCAGATGGGAGACGAAAAGATGGGGCTTAGACAAATTCTCTTCTGTGGCTAAGAATCTCAGCCAGGATTTGCCAGTAAAGATTTTGCTGGTCGGTGATAAAGATGATCTAAAGCCAATCGAGGGAATCGAAAATTATGTAGGAAAGGAAAGAACGATTCAGGCGGTAGATTTACCTCTTGATAGGTTAATTGCCCTGGTGAAGCGGTGCGGCCTTTTCATATCTAACGATTCAGGACTTATGCATCTTGCTTCAAGTCTGGGTGTTCCGACTATCGGGATTTTTGGCCCTACCTCTCCGGGGTTGGGTTTTTCTCCGTCAGGATTAAAGGATAAGGTTTTCTGGGCAGGAGTGGATTGTTCGCCCTGCAGTCTGCATGGGGAGAAGGAGTGCGTCAAGGAATCACGATATTGTATGGATAATATAAAGCCAGAAAAGATTATTGAAGAGGCAAAAAGGGTATTAAGTGCTAATAAAGTTATTTTTCTGGACAGGGACGGAACCATCACTGAGGAAAAAGATTTTGTTTCCAAGATTGAGGAGATAAAATTTATTCCCGGTTCTAAGGAAGCTTTGAAAACGCTCCAGGGATTTGGTTATAAATTGGTCATAGTGTCGAATCAGTCCGGAATTGCGCGGGGGATAATGACTGGGGAACAGGTGGAGGAGGTAAACGACTTCATTTTGAAAGAGCTTCAGAATGAAGGAATTAAAATCGAAGGAATTTATTATTGCCCGCATCACCCGGACGAGAACTGCGATTGCCGCAAACCCAGAACTGGCTTGATAAAAAGAGCTCTGCAGGATCATCATCTGAAGCTCAAAGGTGCATGGATGATTGGGGATAAGCTAAGCGATGTACTTTTCGGGAAGAATATAAAAGGAAAATCAATTTTAGTTTTGACCGGATATGGTCAAAGCACAAAACAAAAAATCGAATCGAATGCTGATGTATATGATTGGCATAAACCTGATTACCTAGCTAAGGACCTTTTGGAGGCTGCATCTTTTATTAAATCAGAAGCTTTGACTGAATCAACTGAACCGGTGACAAATAGTCATAAAAAGTTGTAG
- a CDS encoding undecaprenyl-diphosphate phosphatase, with amino-acid sequence MDWIKVILLGIVQGLTEFLPVSSSGHLVLAEKVFDFHSEQIYLEVFLHFGTFVAVLIIFRKDLYGILKALWQKILLGKESTHSVNYIHLFFCLLIGTIPAGILGLFFKDYVEHAFTSSRFVSLMLIFTGFFLFLTKFSKVRKESVGFLDSLIIGVAQGLALLPGISRSGWTIGTGLFRGVKGSKAAEFSFLLSLPAILGASVLKMKEGLNQNLPLETLELYFLGVLFAFIFGYLSIKVLLRIIKKGKLEYFGYYCIIIGILSLVLLK; translated from the coding sequence TTGGACTGGATCAAAGTAATTTTATTGGGGATAGTTCAGGGGCTAACCGAGTTCCTGCCGGTCTCCAGCTCCGGGCATCTGGTCCTGGCTGAGAAGGTTTTCGATTTTCATTCAGAGCAGATCTATCTGGAGGTATTCTTGCACTTTGGTACTTTTGTAGCGGTTTTGATAATATTCAGGAAAGACCTTTACGGGATTCTAAAAGCGCTTTGGCAGAAAATACTTTTAGGAAAAGAATCCACCCATTCGGTAAATTATATCCATCTGTTTTTCTGTCTTTTGATCGGAACAATTCCAGCCGGAATCTTAGGGTTGTTTTTTAAAGACTACGTTGAACATGCTTTCACCAGCAGTCGTTTCGTATCTTTAATGCTAATCTTCACTGGTTTTTTCCTTTTCCTGACTAAATTCTCTAAAGTCAGAAAAGAGTCAGTTGGTTTTTTGGATTCACTCATAATCGGAGTAGCCCAGGGTCTGGCTTTGCTCCCTGGAATCTCCCGCTCGGGTTGGACTATCGGGACCGGGCTATTCAGAGGAGTAAAGGGAAGCAAGGCGGCAGAGTTTTCTTTTCTTCTGTCCCTGCCAGCGATCCTGGGAGCGTCCGTTTTGAAAATGAAAGAAGGTTTAAATCAAAATCTTCCTTTGGAGACTCTGGAGCTTTATTTTTTGGGAGTTTTGTTTGCTTTTATCTTCGGCTATTTATCGATTAAAGTTCTGCTTCGTATTATCAAGAAGGGTAAATTAGAGTATTTTGGATATTATTGTATCATAATCGGAATTTTGAGCCTGGTTCTATTAAAATGA
- a CDS encoding HDOD domain-containing protein, producing MKKEEFSQKNDLIGNLPILPQSLWNLVKLYQKKELDCKKLKPLLFEDVCLCIKALSDINSIEDKKHPFGSFDQALESLDLEHLLIRSLSSPLYHWNSEEAVWLNQFNQRSLVTALACRFIGEEKSCPDLEELHLCGLLHDSGILFLKTSFPEEYSLVLEKKNNGEKLSKIEKKLLATDHLEFGEEAIKNWSFPKNLKKAIKSHEDYMEEDLDPSEQVARIVSVAEQISEILFVEAEHQDIDDLFRSWENNLKLPSGFFNRIHSRLMDEIKTRAVQHQNVPEDLTETVLRAHSIMSGLYQACEEKTREKFRGLTRKNEEERKKGELESLKVILATFSHYINNATTSIMGRSQLIEISIKKGEIKDESGKISNSMKIIQQGVENITAVLNGLKKLDSFKTVRYHERSNIIDLRDKIEIKGL from the coding sequence ATGAAGAAAGAAGAATTCAGCCAGAAAAACGATTTGATTGGGAACCTGCCGATTCTTCCTCAGAGCTTATGGAATCTAGTGAAATTATACCAGAAAAAAGAACTCGATTGCAAGAAATTGAAACCTTTGTTATTTGAGGATGTCTGTTTATGCATCAAGGCATTGAGCGACATCAATTCAATTGAAGATAAGAAGCACCCCTTTGGTTCATTTGACCAGGCATTAGAATCTCTGGACCTGGAGCATCTCTTAATCAGGAGTTTAAGCTCGCCTCTTTATCATTGGAACTCAGAGGAGGCAGTCTGGCTCAACCAGTTCAACCAGAGGTCGTTAGTCACAGCTTTAGCCTGTCGGTTTATTGGAGAGGAAAAAAGTTGTCCGGATTTAGAGGAACTCCATCTCTGCGGTCTTTTGCACGATTCAGGGATACTTTTTCTCAAAACCAGTTTCCCCGAAGAATACAGTCTGGTCCTGGAAAAGAAAAATAATGGAGAGAAGCTTTCAAAAATTGAGAAAAAGCTTTTAGCTACTGACCATCTGGAGTTTGGCGAGGAGGCAATAAAAAATTGGAGTTTTCCCAAGAATCTGAAAAAGGCGATCAAATCCCACGAAGATTATATGGAGGAAGATTTAGATCCATCCGAGCAGGTGGCAAGGATAGTGAGCGTGGCGGAACAAATATCCGAGATTCTCTTTGTGGAAGCCGAGCACCAGGATATAGACGACTTATTCAGATCCTGGGAAAATAATCTCAAGCTGCCATCCGGGTTCTTCAATAGAATTCACTCCAGGCTCATGGATGAGATCAAGACCAGGGCGGTCCAGCACCAGAACGTACCCGAGGATTTGACAGAAACGGTATTGCGGGCTCACAGCATTATGTCTGGACTTTATCAGGCATGTGAGGAGAAAACCAGGGAGAAATTCAGAGGGTTAACCAGGAAAAATGAAGAGGAGAGAAAAAAAGGAGAGCTTGAATCCCTAAAGGTGATTTTAGCCACCTTCTCCCATTATATCAATAATGCCACCACCTCGATAATGGGACGGTCCCAGTTGATCGAAATCTCCATCAAGAAAGGGGAGATCAAGGACGAGAGCGGAAAGATTTCCAACTCTATGAAGATAATTCAGCAAGGGGTTGAAAATATCACCGCAGTCTTAAACGGACTCAAAAAACTAGATTCCTTCAAAACCGTGAGATATCACGAGCGTTCCAACATCATCGACCTCAGAGATAAAATAGAGATCAAGGGTTTATAA